Genomic window (Pseudomonas sp. MM211):
GTTGATGCGCAGCACTTCCAGGGCATAGAAATGGTTCTGGGGAATCTGCCCGAGCGAGCCATCGGCCTGGGCTATTCGCGCGATCACCTTGGCCAGGGTGACACTGGAAACGCCAGCCCCACCAAATGCCTTCGGCACGCTGATCGCCCACAGCCCGGAGCGGCTGAACAGCTCAAGCTCGGCGTGCGGCAGCAGGCGTTCACGGTCTCGCTGGGCAGCGCCGGCGCGAAAGACCTCGGCCAGGGCATTGGCGATCTCCAGCGCTTCGGCGTCACTGCCGATCAGTGCCGGCGCGGGATTCAAAGGTGCGTTCATGGCTCAGATCCAGGAGTGACGGGCGGGATGACGCCCGTTGAGGTGGTAGGCGCCAACGGCGTGGTACTTCCAGCGCACCGGATCGTGCAGCGTGTGGGTACGGGCGTTGCGCCAGTGCCGGTCGAGGCCAAACTCGGCCAAGGTGGCGCGGCTGCCGGCCAGCTCCAGCAATTTTTCGCTGGCCAGCAGACTGATCTCGGTGGTCAGCACCTTGGCTTCGGCGACGGCGATCGAAGCGCGCGCGGCCGCATCGGCATCGATTTCGCCGGCACTGACTTCGTCGAGCACCCCGGCCGCCTTGCGCAGCAGCGCTTCGGCGGCATGCAGGTCGACATGCAAGCGGCCGATATCGGCGATTACGTAGGGGTCATCGCTGGCCCGCTCGACATTGGCATCGACCCAGGGCCGGGATTTCTCACGGATGAAGGTAATCGCATCGCCCAGTGCACCGGCAGCGATACCGGCATCGATGGCGGCCTGGATCAACTGCGAGGCGGCGCCCTGGATGCTGGGGCGTTCACCGAACTGCCAGAGCGGAATCAGGTTGTCGGCATCTACCTCGACCCGGTTCAGCAGCACCGTGCCACTGGCCGTGGTGCGCTGGCCAAAGCCGGACCAGTCGTCGACGATCCGCAAGCCCTGACGACCACGCTGGATCAGCGCCAGCACCGGGCGCTGCTGCTCATCCAGCGCCTTGGCCACGATCCAGTGGGCGAAGATGGAGCCGGTGGAGTAGAACTTCTCGCCACTGATGAAATAGTGCTCACCGTCGCGTTCGACGCGAGCGCTCAGTGCCAGGGTGTTTTTGCTATTGCGCTCGGGCCCGGCATTACCGATGCGCCAGCCCTGCAACACGCTGCCGAACACCCGCTGGCGCTGCTCCGGGGTGGCCAGCAATTGCAACAGCGCGATGATGCCGAACTGGTTCTGAGGGATCTGCCCGAGCGCCGGGTCCACTGCGGAGATAATCCGAAAGACCTCGGCGATGGTGCGATAGGACAGCTGCGGGCCGCCGAACTCGCGGGGTACGGCGATGCTGCCCAGGCCACTGGCGGTGAATTGCTCGACCAGTGCCCAGGGCAACTGGCGTTCGCGGTCACGCTCGATGGCCTGAGCACGGGCCGCCTCGGCGAGCTCACGAGCCGCCTGCAACGCCTCTTCATCGCTGCGCAGAATGCGCGCAGCGGCAAGCCGGGGCGCCACGTCCAGTTCGCTATCTGGGGAGTTCTGCTGCGCGGGCGAGCCGCTCTCGGCTGCCGTCGGATGAACCATACACACCTCGATTTGCAAGACGTCGCGCCTGACAAACGAGGGTCACGACGCGGAGTCGATATACCCTAATTGAACGGATACTAAATAATTAAATAGCTTATTCGAATAAGCTTAGGCGGACACGTCCTACTCGCCGCCCTCCTCTGCCCAGGGAGTCCGGGTTCGCTGGCAGTGGATCTCGCCACCTGCTGCGTGCTATCGCTCGGCCGAATTGCGGCCTGAGCAGATAGCTGTCAAATGAACTTTTCGCGACGAAACGCCAACTTTTACAAGATTTTGCCGACAGAGCGGCGTTCCGGCACACTAACGCCCCCGAGCCTAGGCTCGTCGCCACAGCCAGATCTCGTATGACCCGCTCCCCGCTTCGCCGTCTCGCATTCGGTACCCTGCGCCGCCTGTTGTACCTGTGGGTGCGCTCGGAAACCATCAACCAGTCGGCGTTCACCCTCAAGCTCGACCGCAGCAAGCCGGTGTTCTACGTGCTGCAGCAGCCTTCGGTGAGCGATCTGGCGGTACTCGACCGCGAATGCACCAAGGCCGGTTTGCCACGGCCGGTGCTGCCAGTGGCCGTGGGTGATCTGATGGAGCCGGCGGCGTTCTTCTACCTGACCCCGGAGCCCGACTGGCTCGGCCGCCAGGACAAGCGTGGTATTTCGCCAACCTTGCAACGGATGGTCAGCGCCCTCGGCGAGAACCGCGCCGAGGAGGCACAGATCATTCCGGTCAGCGTGTTCTGGGGCCAGTCGCCGGATCATGAAACCAGCGCCTGGAAGCTGCTGTTCGCCGACAGCTGGGCCGTCACCGGGCGCTTGCGCCGCCTGATCAGCATTCTGATTCTGGGCCGCACTACCCGCGTGCAATTTTCCACGCCCATCCAGCTACGTGAGCTGATCGCGCAGAACAAGGGCGAGGAACGCACCCTGCGCATGGTGCACCGCATCCTGCGGGTGCACTTTCGCAACCAGAAGGCCGCGGTCATCGGCCCGGACGTGTCGCACCGGCGCAACCTGGTCAAGGGCCTAGTACATGGCCCGCAAGTTCGCCAGGCCATCGCCGAAGAGGCCGAACGCGAGAACATCTCGGTGCAGAAAGCCGAGGCCCTAGCCTTGCGTTACGGCAACGAAATCGCCTCGGATTACACCTACACGGCGATCCGCTTTATCGAGCTGATCCTGTCCTGGTTCTGGAACAAGATCTACGACGGCATCAAGGTCAATCACATCGAAGGCGTGCAGGACATCGCCCAGGGGCACGAGGTGATCTACGTGCCCTGCCACCGCAGCCATATCGATTACCTGCTGCTGTCCTACCTGCTGTTCCGCAACGGCCTGACACCGCCGCACATTGCCGCCGGTATCAACCTCAACATGCCGATCATCGGTGGTCTGCTGCGCCGCGGCGGCGCCTTCTTCATGCGCCGCACCTTCAAGGGCAACCCGCTCTACACCGCGGTGTTCAACGAGTACCTGCACACCCTGATCAGCAAGGGTTATCCGGTGGAATACTTCGTCGAAGGGGGCCGCTCGCGTACCGGTCGCATGCTGCGGCCGAAGACCGGCATGCTCGCCATCACTCTGCGCAGTTACCTGCAGAGCCATCGCCTGCCAGTGGTGTTCGTGCCGGTGTACATCGGCTACGAGCGCGTGCTGGAGGGTCGCACCTACCTAGGCGAACTGCGCGGTGCGAGCAAGAAGAAGGAATCGATCTTCGATATCTTCAAAGTCATCGGTGCACTCAAGCAGCGCTTCGGCCATGTCTGGGTCAACTTCGGCGAACCAATCAAGCTCGACAGCTTTCTCGATGGGCAGCAGCCGGACTGGCGCGACCAGAACCTGGGGCCGGACTATCGCCCGGCCTGGCTCAACGAGACCACCAATCGCCTTGCCGAACGCGTGGTTCAGCGCCTCAACGAGGCGGCGGCGATCAACCCCGTCAACCTGGTGGCTCTGGCACTGCTCTCCACCAGCAAGCTGGCCCTGGATGAGCGCGCACTGACGCGCATCCTCGACCTGTATCAAAGCCTGCTGCGGCGCGTGCCCTACTCGCCGCATACCACCCTGCCGGAAGGCGATGGCCTGGCACTGATCGAATACGTGCGCGGCATGGAACTGCTGTCCGAGCAGAAGGATGCCTTGGGGCGCATCCTCTATCTGGATGAGCAGAACGCCATCCTGATGACCTATTACCGTAACAACGTGTTGCACATCTTCGCCCTACCCGGCCTGCTGGCGAGCTTCTTCCAGAGCAGCGGGCGGATGAGCCGCGAGCAGATTCTGCGCTTCGTTCACGCGCTGTATCCGTACCTGCAGGCCGAGCTGTACATCCGCTGGTCTGCGGACGAGCTCGAAGGTGTGGTCGATCAGTGGCTGGAGGCCTTCGTCGAACAGGGCCTGCTCAAGGTCGAGAACGACCTGTACGTGCGCCCGGCGCCGAGCTCGCGGCACTTTGTGCTGCTGACCCTGCTGTCACGCGCCATCGCTCAGACCCTGCAGCGCTTCTATATGGCCAGCGCGCTACTGCTCAATGCCGGGCAGAACAGCATCAGCGCCGAGGAGCTGGAAGACTTGTGTACGGTCATGGCCCAGCGCCTGTCGATCCTGCATGGCCTGAACGCCCCGGAATTCTTCGACAAAAGCCTGTTCCGCCACTTCATCCAGACGCTGCTCGACCAGGGCGTGCTGCGCAAGGACGAAGCCGGCAAACTCAGCCACCACCCGGAGTTCGCCGAGCTGGCCGAAGGCGCCGCCAAGCGTGTACTGCCAGCGGAGATTCGTCTGTCGATCCGTCAGGTGACTATGGATCGTAGCGAGGAGTTGCTCGATGGACTCTAGGCCCAGCGACTCGGCTGGGCCGTCATGTCGATCTGACACGACGATAGGCTTCGTCCGTTATTGAGCTTTACGACAACAGTCCCTAAGATGCGTCGTTGGGGCCATTTAGGGCAGGGATTTTCGTGCGTTATTACACAATTCTGGGATCACTGGCGATCATGGTTTCGGGTTGCGCCATGCAGCCTTCGGCCACATCGACCAATAACGAAGAAAAGCCGGCACAACCGGTACCAGTCGCTCAGCAAGCCGCTGCCGCGCCCGCCACAGCGCAACCGGCAGTAGCGCCAAGCCCTCAGCCCGCAGTGGCCAGCCCGTCGGTGCCTGCAGCGAGTTCCCAGGAACCTCAGGAATACGAAATCCAGCCGGGTCAGTGCTGGGTTCATGCCCAGGTCAGACCACGTCCGGTGCAGAGCACCCAGGAAGTCGTGGTCAAGGACTCGGTCAACAAAATCACCGTCACCCCTGCCGAGCTCGACAAGGGCTTCAAGCAAGTGGTCACCCGTGAAGGCACCAAGACCTACCGCATCGAGCCGCCGACCTACCGCGTGGTGTCCGAGCAGGTGAAGATCCGTCCTGAGGTCAAGCGCTACATCGTCGTACCGGCGGTTTACGAAAACACCCAGGAAACCGTCACCCTCGAAGAAGCCAAGACCGTGCTCGACCAGTGTCGCGCAGCTGGCACCCGCTACTCGAGCGGCACCGGCGCGATGTCGTTCTGTGCACGCCAGGTACCGGCCAAGCAGGAAGTGGTCAAGGTCAAGAAGCTGGTCTCTCCGGAAACCGTGCGGATCGAAACCGACCCGGCCCAGTACAAGAGCGTGACGCGCTGGATCGTCGACAAGCCTGCCCAGGCCATCGAAGTGACGCTGGATCCGGAATACACCAAGGTCGCCTCCACCGAAGTGGTTCGCCCGGTCGAAGCCAACCAGATCATCGTGCCGGAAGAGAAGCGCCAGCTGCAGGTCACCCGCTTCGAAGGCAACGCCCGCATCGTGTCGCGCCAGACCGTCTGCGATGGCGATATCAATGACAATCTGGTGACCCGCCTGCAGCAGAGCCTGGTCAAGCGCGGCTTCAACCCGGGCACAGTGGATGGCAAGCTCGGCAAGCGCACCCTCGACGCGCTGACCGAATACCAGACCGCCAATGGCCAGGCCGTCGGCGCGCTGACCCTGGAAAGCCTGACCGCTCTCGAAGTCCAGTAACGATGTACCCGGCACGCCCTCAGGGCGTGCCGTTTCCCCTCTAGCGCTTCGCCCCTTCCCTGCTCAACCTTCGCCGAGAACATCGACAGCCTGCTAAGCTCGCTGCATATCTCACCGCTCGAAGGTTACTGCCATGCTCCGCATCCCTGTTCTCGTCGCCGGTCTGCTGCTGTCCGCCA
Coding sequences:
- a CDS encoding peptidoglycan-binding domain-containing protein; this encodes MRYYTILGSLAIMVSGCAMQPSATSTNNEEKPAQPVPVAQQAAAAPATAQPAVAPSPQPAVASPSVPAASSQEPQEYEIQPGQCWVHAQVRPRPVQSTQEVVVKDSVNKITVTPAELDKGFKQVVTREGTKTYRIEPPTYRVVSEQVKIRPEVKRYIVVPAVYENTQETVTLEEAKTVLDQCRAAGTRYSSGTGAMSFCARQVPAKQEVVKVKKLVSPETVRIETDPAQYKSVTRWIVDKPAQAIEVTLDPEYTKVASTEVVRPVEANQIIVPEEKRQLQVTRFEGNARIVSRQTVCDGDINDNLVTRLQQSLVKRGFNPGTVDGKLGKRTLDALTEYQTANGQAVGALTLESLTALEVQ
- the plsB gene encoding glycerol-3-phosphate 1-O-acyltransferase PlsB — translated: MTRSPLRRLAFGTLRRLLYLWVRSETINQSAFTLKLDRSKPVFYVLQQPSVSDLAVLDRECTKAGLPRPVLPVAVGDLMEPAAFFYLTPEPDWLGRQDKRGISPTLQRMVSALGENRAEEAQIIPVSVFWGQSPDHETSAWKLLFADSWAVTGRLRRLISILILGRTTRVQFSTPIQLRELIAQNKGEERTLRMVHRILRVHFRNQKAAVIGPDVSHRRNLVKGLVHGPQVRQAIAEEAERENISVQKAEALALRYGNEIASDYTYTAIRFIELILSWFWNKIYDGIKVNHIEGVQDIAQGHEVIYVPCHRSHIDYLLLSYLLFRNGLTPPHIAAGINLNMPIIGGLLRRGGAFFMRRTFKGNPLYTAVFNEYLHTLISKGYPVEYFVEGGRSRTGRMLRPKTGMLAITLRSYLQSHRLPVVFVPVYIGYERVLEGRTYLGELRGASKKKESIFDIFKVIGALKQRFGHVWVNFGEPIKLDSFLDGQQPDWRDQNLGPDYRPAWLNETTNRLAERVVQRLNEAAAINPVNLVALALLSTSKLALDERALTRILDLYQSLLRRVPYSPHTTLPEGDGLALIEYVRGMELLSEQKDALGRILYLDEQNAILMTYYRNNVLHIFALPGLLASFFQSSGRMSREQILRFVHALYPYLQAELYIRWSADELEGVVDQWLEAFVEQGLLKVENDLYVRPAPSSRHFVLLTLLSRAIAQTLQRFYMASALLLNAGQNSISAEELEDLCTVMAQRLSILHGLNAPEFFDKSLFRHFIQTLLDQGVLRKDEAGKLSHHPEFAELAEGAAKRVLPAEIRLSIRQVTMDRSEELLDGL
- a CDS encoding SfnB family sulfur acquisition oxidoreductase gives rise to the protein MVHPTAAESGSPAQQNSPDSELDVAPRLAAARILRSDEEALQAARELAEAARAQAIERDRERQLPWALVEQFTASGLGSIAVPREFGGPQLSYRTIAEVFRIISAVDPALGQIPQNQFGIIALLQLLATPEQRQRVFGSVLQGWRIGNAGPERNSKNTLALSARVERDGEHYFISGEKFYSTGSIFAHWIVAKALDEQQRPVLALIQRGRQGLRIVDDWSGFGQRTTASGTVLLNRVEVDADNLIPLWQFGERPSIQGAASQLIQAAIDAGIAAGALGDAITFIREKSRPWVDANVERASDDPYVIADIGRLHVDLHAAEALLRKAAGVLDEVSAGEIDADAAARASIAVAEAKVLTTEISLLASEKLLELAGSRATLAEFGLDRHWRNARTHTLHDPVRWKYHAVGAYHLNGRHPARHSWI